The Pseudomonas sp. TH06 genome has a window encoding:
- a CDS encoding DUF1302 domain-containing protein, protein MTTKTMRAIFTPQALAAAVALGCCAQAHAVSFNIGEIEGTFDSSLSVGASWGLRDADKSLVGTVNGGTGQSSTGDDGRLNFKKGETFSKIFKGIHDLELKYGDTGVFVRGKYWYDFELKDEDREFKPISDKGRKEGAKSSGAQILDAFVYHNYSIADLPGTVRAGKQVVSWGESTFIGNSINSINPIDVSAFRRPGAEIKEGLIPVNMLFGSQGLTDQLTVEGFYQLEWDQTVLDNCGTFFGVDVAADGCNNGYTVGNPAIAPFVPLTQAFGQGIQVTREGVVIPRGGDRDARDSGQWGTALRWLGDDTEYGLYFMNYHSRTPTVGTTTAGLSTLAALPGMVGIANGLAPGSGSGLAQSVMLGRGGYYLEYPEDIRLYGASFSTTLPTGTAWTGEISYRPNAPVQVNTNDLTLALLNPIAGGTASPIATTPGADNKGYRRKEVTQVQSTLTHFFDQVLGAERLTVVGEAAVVHVGGLEPRSKLRYGRDSVYGQYGFGGDTDGFVTSTSWGYRARAILDYANVIGGINLKPNLSWSHDVAGYGPNGLFNEGAKAISVGVDADYRNTYTASLSYTDFFGGDYNVLEDRDFVALSFGVNF, encoded by the coding sequence ATGACAACAAAAACAATGCGCGCCATCTTCACACCGCAGGCGCTGGCCGCCGCGGTGGCTCTGGGTTGCTGTGCCCAGGCGCACGCGGTTTCGTTCAACATCGGGGAAATCGAGGGCACGTTCGACTCGTCGCTGTCGGTTGGTGCGAGTTGGGGGCTGCGTGATGCCGACAAGTCGCTGGTTGGCACGGTCAACGGTGGTACCGGGCAATCCTCGACCGGTGATGACGGACGCCTGAACTTCAAGAAGGGCGAAACCTTTTCGAAAATCTTCAAAGGCATTCACGACCTCGAACTGAAATACGGCGATACCGGTGTGTTTGTCCGTGGCAAGTATTGGTATGACTTCGAACTCAAGGATGAAGACCGCGAGTTCAAACCGATCAGCGACAAGGGCCGCAAGGAGGGCGCGAAGTCTTCCGGCGCGCAGATTCTCGATGCCTTCGTCTATCACAACTACTCCATTGCCGACCTGCCGGGCACCGTGCGCGCCGGCAAGCAGGTGGTGAGCTGGGGCGAAAGTACCTTCATCGGCAACTCGATCAACAGCATCAACCCGATCGACGTTTCGGCGTTTCGTCGACCCGGTGCGGAGATCAAGGAAGGCCTGATTCCGGTGAACATGTTGTTCGGCTCGCAAGGTCTGACCGATCAACTGACCGTCGAAGGTTTCTACCAGCTGGAATGGGATCAGACCGTTCTCGACAACTGCGGCACCTTCTTCGGTGTCGACGTGGCGGCAGACGGTTGCAACAACGGCTACACCGTCGGCAACCCGGCGATCGCGCCGTTTGTGCCGCTGACCCAGGCTTTCGGCCAAGGCATTCAGGTGACCCGCGAAGGCGTCGTCATCCCCCGTGGCGGCGACCGCGATGCGCGGGATTCCGGGCAGTGGGGCACGGCGTTGCGCTGGCTCGGCGACGATACCGAATACGGTCTCTACTTCATGAATTACCACAGCCGCACGCCAACGGTGGGCACCACCACGGCGGGGCTTTCGACCCTCGCGGCATTGCCGGGCATGGTCGGCATCGCCAACGGCCTGGCGCCGGGCAGCGGTTCAGGCCTGGCGCAAAGTGTGATGCTCGGGCGCGGTGGGTATTACCTTGAATACCCCGAAGACATTCGTCTGTACGGCGCGAGTTTTTCTACCACTTTGCCCACCGGCACCGCGTGGACCGGCGAGATCAGCTACCGGCCCAACGCTCCGGTGCAGGTCAACACCAACGACCTGACGCTGGCGCTGCTCAACCCGATTGCCGGCGGTACAGCGTCGCCGATTGCCACTACGCCGGGTGCGGACAACAAGGGCTATCGCCGTAAAGAAGTCACGCAGGTCCAGAGCACTCTCACGCATTTCTTCGATCAAGTGTTGGGGGCTGAACGCCTGACCGTGGTCGGTGAGGCGGCGGTGGTGCACGTCGGTGGTCTGGAGCCGCGCAGCAAGCTGCGTTATGGCCGTGACTCGGTGTATGGCCAGTACGGCTTCGGTGGCGATACCGACGGTTTTGTCACCTCGACTTCGTGGGGCTACCGCGCTCGGGCGATTCTCGATTACGCCAACGTGATCGGCGGGATCAATCTCAAACCCAACCTGTCGTGGTCGCACGACGTCGCCGGTTACGGCCCCAACGGCCTGTTCAACGAAGGCGCCAAAGCCATCAGCGTCGGCGTCGATGCCGACTACCGCAACACCTATACCGCGAGCCTCAGTTACACCGACTTTTTCGGTGGCGACTACAACGTCCTCGAAGACCGTGACTTCGTCGCTCTGAGCTTCGGCGTGAACTTCTGA
- a CDS encoding SDR family oxidoreductase, with amino-acid sequence MNESVRFEDKVVIVTGAGGGLGRAHALLFAKQGARVLVNDLGGSAQGEGANASAADRVVAEIRDAGGIAEANHDSVTDGDKLVQNALDVFGRVDVVVNNAGILRDKTFHKMDDADWDLVYRVHVEGAYKVTRAAWPHLREQNYGRVIFTASTSGIYGNFGQSNYGMAKLGLYGLTRTLAIEGRKNNILVNAIAPTGGTRMTEGLIPPQVFEQLRPELVSPLVVYLASEQCQETSGLFEVGGGWMGKVRWERSLGAGFDPRVGFSPEDVSAHWQQICDFEGAAHPKDNIEALKEMMANLQKYSL; translated from the coding sequence ATGAATGAGTCCGTACGTTTCGAAGATAAAGTCGTGATCGTCACCGGAGCCGGTGGTGGCCTCGGCCGGGCTCATGCATTGCTGTTCGCCAAACAGGGCGCCAGAGTGTTGGTCAACGACCTCGGCGGCTCGGCCCAGGGCGAAGGCGCCAATGCCTCCGCTGCCGACCGCGTCGTGGCAGAAATCCGCGACGCTGGCGGTATCGCCGAAGCCAACCACGACTCGGTCACCGACGGCGACAAACTGGTGCAGAACGCCCTCGACGTCTTCGGCCGCGTCGACGTGGTGGTCAACAACGCCGGCATCCTGCGTGACAAGACATTCCACAAAATGGACGACGCCGACTGGGATCTGGTTTACCGCGTCCACGTCGAAGGCGCCTACAAAGTCACCCGCGCCGCCTGGCCGCACCTGCGCGAACAAAATTACGGCCGGGTGATCTTCACCGCCTCGACCTCGGGCATCTACGGCAACTTCGGCCAGTCCAACTACGGCATGGCCAAACTTGGCCTGTATGGCCTGACCCGTACTTTGGCCATCGAAGGGCGCAAGAACAACATCCTGGTCAACGCCATCGCCCCAACCGGCGGCACGCGCATGACTGAAGGTTTGATCCCGCCGCAAGTGTTCGAACAACTGAGGCCGGAACTGGTCAGCCCGTTGGTGGTGTATCTGGCAAGCGAACAGTGCCAGGAGACTTCCGGCCTGTTCGAGGTCGGTGGCGGCTGGATGGGCAAGGTGCGTTGGGAACGCAGCCTCGGCGCCGGGTTTGATCCACGGGTGGGTTTCTCGCCGGAAGATGTCTCGGCACATTGGCAGCAGATTTGCGATTTCGAAGGGGCGGCGCATCCGAAGGACAATATTGAGGCGCTGAAGGAGATGATGGCGAATTTGCAGAAGTATTCGCTTTAA
- a CDS encoding alpha/beta hydrolase yields MPLAEIPLCVWRKRSQTFVFRGQPIRYWTAGQGEPLLLIHGFPTASWDWHYLWQPLAQRYRVIACDMLGFGDSAKPLNHAYSLIEQADLQQALLAHLQVEQPVHILAHDYGDSVAQELLARHYDDQIEVASCVFLNGGLFPETHRPVLMQKLLLSPLGWMIGRAFTRDALVKSFRHIFGPQTRPSESELDDFWSLIDSNRGPRIMHKLISYIPERRVQRDRWVAAMQRGGVPLRVIDGEVDPISGAHMVERYRELIADADTVLLPGIGHYPQTEAPVQVLKHYLAFRDRFALPPRRVACS; encoded by the coding sequence ATGCCTCTTGCCGAGATTCCTCTGTGTGTCTGGCGTAAACGCAGCCAGACGTTTGTCTTTCGTGGCCAGCCGATCCGTTACTGGACGGCGGGGCAGGGTGAGCCGCTGCTGTTGATCCACGGTTTTCCGACCGCCAGTTGGGATTGGCATTATCTGTGGCAACCACTGGCCCAGCGTTACCGGGTGATCGCCTGCGACATGCTCGGTTTCGGTGATTCGGCCAAACCGTTGAATCACGCTTACAGCCTTATCGAGCAGGCGGATCTGCAACAGGCGTTGCTCGCCCATTTGCAGGTCGAGCAACCGGTGCATATTCTTGCCCATGATTATGGCGACAGCGTTGCTCAGGAATTGCTGGCACGGCATTACGACGATCAGATCGAGGTTGCCAGTTGCGTGTTTCTCAACGGCGGTCTGTTCCCGGAAACCCATCGTCCGGTATTGATGCAAAAACTGTTGCTGAGCCCATTGGGCTGGATGATCGGCCGGGCGTTTACCCGCGACGCGCTGGTGAAGAGTTTTCGTCATATCTTCGGCCCGCAAACCCGTCCGAGTGAAAGTGAACTGGATGATTTCTGGAGCCTGATCGACAGCAATCGCGGCCCGCGCATCATGCACAAACTGATCAGCTACATTCCCGAACGACGCGTGCAGCGTGATCGCTGGGTGGCCGCCATGCAGCGCGGAGGAGTGCCGTTGCGGGTGATCGATGGCGAAGTCGATCCGATCTCCGGGGCACACATGGTCGAACGCTATCGCGAGTTGATTGCGGATGCCGACACGGTGCTATTGCCGGGCATCGGCCACTATCCGCAGACCGAGGCGCCGGTGCAGGTGCTCAAGCATTACCTGGCGTTCCGTGATCGCTTCGCGCTGCCGCCGCGCCGAGTGGCGTGTTCCTGA
- a CDS encoding class II aldolase/adducin family protein, giving the protein MSVAPVQTSLNVKDQVSAAEWQTRVDLAACYRLVALHGWDDLIFTHISAKVPGTEDFLINPFGLMFHEITASSLVKVDQAGNKLMDSPYEINPAGYTIHSAVHEVRHDVVCVLHTHTASGVAVSAQKQGVLPISQQSLFVLSSLAYHAYEGVALNHEEKARLQADLGENNFLMLHNHGLLTCGGTIADTFLMMFTFQRACDIQVMAQTGGAELIAIEPQILAGAKAMIAGVTKSAQGMGGALAWPALLRKLDKQDPGYKL; this is encoded by the coding sequence GTGAGCGTAGCCCCCGTCCAAACGTCCCTTAATGTCAAAGACCAGGTCAGCGCCGCCGAGTGGCAGACCCGCGTCGATCTCGCCGCTTGTTATCGTCTGGTCGCGCTGCATGGTTGGGACGACCTGATCTTCACGCACATTTCCGCCAAGGTGCCCGGCACCGAGGACTTCCTGATCAATCCGTTCGGGCTGATGTTCCACGAGATCACCGCGTCGAGCCTGGTCAAAGTTGATCAGGCCGGCAACAAACTCATGGACAGCCCTTACGAAATCAACCCCGCCGGTTACACCATCCACAGCGCCGTGCACGAAGTGCGACACGATGTGGTGTGCGTGCTGCACACGCACACGGCCTCCGGTGTTGCCGTTTCGGCGCAGAAACAAGGCGTGTTGCCGATCAGCCAGCAATCGCTGTTCGTGCTGTCGAGCCTGGCTTATCACGCTTATGAAGGCGTGGCGCTGAATCACGAAGAGAAGGCGCGTTTGCAGGCCGATCTCGGCGAGAACAACTTCCTCATGCTGCACAACCACGGTTTGTTGACCTGTGGCGGCACCATCGCCGATACCTTTCTGATGATGTTCACCTTCCAGCGCGCCTGCGACATTCAGGTGATGGCGCAGACCGGTGGCGCGGAACTCATTGCCATCGAACCGCAGATCCTCGCAGGCGCCAAGGCAATGATCGCCGGCGTCACCAAAAGTGCTCAAGGCATGGGTGGTGCGCTGGCCTGGCCGGCGTTGCTGCGCAAACTCGATAAACAAGACCCGGGATATAAACTCTAA
- a CDS encoding LrgB family protein yields the protein MKLELMPMFWLAFTLLAYLFSRWIYRRTGRYLLSPLILVPVLLLALAVPLHTAYAEYSSNTHWLMLVLGPVTVAFAVPIWQQRRLLMRHWSALLLGMVAGSAASIGTSFGLAKALALDSSVTMSLVPRSITTPFAMPLAQDLGGVPELTAVFVMFTGVFGAMLGGVLLKWLPLRSALARGALFGVGAHGAGVSRAHEVGGEEGSVAGLVMVLTGLLNLFAAPLLASLL from the coding sequence ATGAAACTTGAACTGATGCCGATGTTCTGGCTCGCCTTCACACTGCTGGCCTACCTGTTCAGCCGCTGGATTTATCGCCGCACCGGGCGTTACCTGCTGTCGCCGCTGATTCTGGTGCCGGTGCTGCTGTTGGCGCTCGCCGTGCCGCTGCACACCGCCTACGCCGAATACTCCAGTAACACCCATTGGCTGATGCTGGTGCTCGGCCCGGTCACCGTGGCTTTCGCCGTGCCGATCTGGCAGCAGCGGCGGCTGTTGATGCGGCACTGGTCGGCGTTGCTGTTGGGCATGGTCGCTGGCAGCGCGGCGTCGATTGGCACTTCGTTCGGTCTGGCCAAGGCACTGGCGCTCGACAGTTCGGTGACGATGTCTCTGGTGCCGCGTTCGATCACCACGCCGTTCGCCATGCCGCTGGCGCAGGATCTGGGTGGCGTGCCGGAATTGACCGCGGTGTTCGTGATGTTCACCGGGGTGTTCGGCGCGATGCTCGGCGGCGTGCTCTTGAAGTGGTTGCCGTTGCGCAGTGCCTTGGCGCGGGGGGCGCTGTTTGGTGTCGGTGCGCACGGCGCCGGTGTCAGCCGGGCCCATGAAGTGGGCGGCGAAGAAGGCTCCGTGGCGGGGCTGGTGATGGTGTTGACCGGCTTGCTCAATCTGTTCGCCGCACCTTTGTTGGCGTCGTTGCTTTGA
- a CDS encoding CidA/LrgA family protein produces MNAATLKHLSRLFAELAVLLGLYLLGCQLATWLALPIPGGVIGMALLLLAFAFGWVKPAALQLGAGLLMAEMLLFFIPALMSLLDYGALLRNDGWRILLVIAASTLMVMLVTAFTVELAVRLRHSHET; encoded by the coding sequence ATGAACGCCGCCACCCTCAAGCATCTTTCCCGTCTATTCGCCGAACTGGCCGTGTTGCTCGGTCTCTACCTGCTCGGCTGCCAACTCGCCACCTGGCTGGCCCTGCCGATTCCCGGTGGGGTGATTGGCATGGCGCTGTTGCTGCTGGCGTTCGCTTTTGGCTGGGTCAAACCGGCCGCATTGCAACTGGGCGCGGGGTTGCTGATGGCCGAGATGCTGCTGTTTTTCATCCCCGCGCTGATGAGTCTGCTCGATTACGGCGCGCTGTTGCGCAATGACGGCTGGCGGATTCTGCTGGTGATCGCTGCCAGCACGTTGATGGTGATGCTGGTGACCGCGTTCACCGTGGAACTGGCCGTGCGTCTGAGGCATTCCCATGAAACTTGA
- a CDS encoding LysR family transcriptional regulator: MEFKQLRSFVEVMHQGGFTQAAKTLHISQSAVSKQVAQLEQSLGTPLLERLGSQLRLTAAGSVVLQRAEGMLRLRNELLVELDDLSQLARGELRLGLPLLGSDALFAGLFAEYRRRYPNISIQLLEGGSRNIEQAVLSGELELGGSLLPKDPQFDCQPFCDEKLDALLPVDHPLADQGEIGLEQLADTPFLLYQRSFVLNDRLLQACQQMGFTPKEGGRSGQADFLAALVAAGQGVVLLPSVVARGLVRPGVVRLTLRAPDYLRWDIAFIWRQGAYLSKAAQAWLALLRERAISP; the protein is encoded by the coding sequence ATGGAATTCAAACAACTGCGCAGTTTTGTCGAAGTCATGCATCAGGGCGGCTTTACCCAAGCGGCGAAAACCTTGCACATCAGCCAGTCGGCGGTGAGCAAACAAGTCGCGCAACTGGAGCAGAGCCTCGGCACGCCACTGCTCGAACGGCTTGGCTCACAGCTGCGCCTGACTGCCGCCGGCAGCGTCGTGCTGCAACGCGCCGAAGGTATGTTGCGATTACGCAATGAGTTGCTCGTCGAGCTGGACGATCTCAGTCAACTGGCGCGTGGCGAGTTGCGCCTCGGCCTGCCGCTGTTGGGCAGCGATGCGTTGTTCGCCGGGCTGTTTGCCGAGTATCGACGGCGCTATCCGAACATCAGCATTCAGTTGCTTGAAGGCGGTAGCCGCAACATCGAGCAAGCGGTGCTGAGTGGCGAGCTGGAGCTGGGGGGCAGTTTGTTGCCGAAGGATCCGCAGTTCGACTGCCAGCCGTTTTGTGATGAGAAACTCGACGCCCTGCTGCCGGTGGATCATCCGCTGGCCGATCAAGGGGAAATTGGGCTGGAACAGTTGGCTGACACGCCGTTCCTGCTGTATCAGCGCAGCTTCGTGCTCAACGACCGCTTACTGCAGGCCTGTCAGCAGATGGGCTTTACACCGAAGGAAGGCGGACGCAGCGGTCAGGCGGATTTTCTCGCGGCACTGGTGGCTGCCGGGCAAGGCGTGGTGCTGTTACCCAGCGTGGTCGCGCGCGGTCTGGTGCGGCCAGGCGTGGTTCGCCTGACCTTGCGAGCGCCGGACTACTTGCGCTGGGACATCGCCTTTATCTGGCGCCAGGGTGCCTATCTGTCGAAGGCCGCGCAAGCCTGGCTGGCGCTGTTGCGCGAACGGGCGATCAGCCCTTGA
- a CDS encoding flavodoxin, whose translation MKVAILSGSVYGTAEEVARHAQNLLKAAGFETFYNSRASLADIQSFGPEAFLAVTSTTGMGELPDNLQPLYSAIRDQLPAAWRGLPGAVIGLGDASYGDTFCGGGEQMRELFAELGLREVQEMLRIDASESVTPETDAERWLAELISVLKG comes from the coding sequence ATGAAAGTCGCCATCCTCTCCGGTTCGGTCTACGGCACCGCCGAAGAAGTCGCCCGCCACGCCCAGAACCTGCTGAAAGCCGCTGGCTTTGAAACCTTCTACAACTCGCGCGCCAGCCTGGCCGATATCCAGTCTTTCGGTCCGGAAGCCTTTCTGGCAGTGACCTCGACCACCGGCATGGGCGAGTTGCCAGATAACCTGCAACCGCTGTATTCGGCCATTCGTGATCAATTGCCGGCAGCCTGGCGTGGTTTGCCGGGAGCGGTGATTGGATTAGGCGACGCGAGCTACGGCGATACCTTTTGCGGCGGCGGTGAGCAAATGCGTGAGCTGTTCGCCGAACTTGGCCTGCGTGAGGTTCAGGAAATGCTGCGCATCGACGCCAGCGAAAGCGTTACACCGGAAACTGACGCTGAGCGTTGGCTGGCGGAACTTATCAGCGTACTCAAGGGCTGA
- a CDS encoding PAS domain-containing protein: MINASLLQMVINASNDGIVVAEKEGEQDNILIYVNPAFERLTGYSSEEILYQDCRFLQSGDRDQESLTLIRDTLRNSGSCREILRNYRKDGTPFWNELSLSTVKNADDGQTYFIGVQKDVTVQVKAQQRVAQLEAQVAALQSELAALKATNGANKTAN; the protein is encoded by the coding sequence ATGATCAACGCCAGTCTGCTGCAAATGGTGATCAACGCTTCGAACGACGGGATCGTGGTAGCCGAGAAGGAAGGTGAGCAGGACAACATTCTGATTTACGTCAACCCGGCTTTCGAACGTCTGACCGGTTACAGCAGTGAGGAAATTCTCTATCAGGACTGCCGTTTTCTCCAGTCTGGAGACCGCGATCAGGAGAGTTTGACACTGATTCGCGACACGTTGCGCAATAGCGGTTCATGCCGGGAAATCCTGCGCAACTATCGCAAGGACGGCACGCCGTTCTGGAATGAGCTGTCGCTGTCGACGGTGAAAAACGCCGATGACGGTCAGACGTATTTCATCGGAGTGCAAAAGGACGTGACGGTTCAGGTCAAGGCTCAGCAACGAGTGGCGCAACTGGAAGCGCAAGTCGCCGCCCTGCAAAGCGAGCTTGCGGCATTGAAAGCGACGAACGGCGCAAACAAAACAGCGAACTAA
- a CDS encoding MerR family transcriptional regulator: MPVMTDVSPASQASVALEREDLFPIREVSRLTGVNPVTLRAWERRYGLIRPSRTESGHRLYSMTEIERVRSIVEWIDRGVAVSKIGKILAKTEPLKVLAHIIPDDLVQADYQQWQLQVQRAVSAFDDVELDRVYGQIFSSYALPVVFQDILMPLWRQLLQCQDAFGQTSEWLFLDGYLRTRVLQRIIALRGAQPRKIIVSALAGQCRELELLVAALFLSSSDSGVRVLTTGQPFDELTLVCEKIKPHALVLFSNHAPAPELPRRLNRLALSLDCQLFLAGDASDLAQESLSGTSIGCVGNEGATMRQRLTQMLAGKLDT, encoded by the coding sequence ATGCCTGTCATGACGGACGTAAGCCCTGCTTCGCAGGCATCTGTTGCGCTCGAGCGCGAAGATTTGTTTCCCATCCGTGAGGTCTCACGGCTGACTGGCGTCAACCCGGTCACACTGCGCGCGTGGGAGCGGCGTTATGGTTTGATTCGGCCGTCACGCACCGAAAGCGGGCATCGGTTGTATTCGATGACCGAAATCGAGCGCGTTCGCAGCATCGTCGAATGGATTGATCGAGGTGTGGCGGTCAGCAAGATCGGCAAGATCCTGGCGAAGACCGAGCCATTGAAGGTTTTGGCCCACATCATTCCCGATGATCTGGTGCAGGCCGATTATCAGCAATGGCAGCTCCAGGTGCAGCGAGCGGTGAGCGCTTTCGACGATGTCGAACTGGACCGGGTGTACGGTCAGATCTTTTCTTCCTACGCATTGCCCGTGGTTTTTCAGGACATTCTGATGCCCTTGTGGCGACAACTGTTGCAGTGTCAGGACGCTTTCGGGCAAACCAGTGAGTGGCTGTTTCTCGACGGTTATCTGCGCACGCGGGTGCTGCAGAGAATCATCGCACTGCGTGGCGCGCAACCGCGCAAGATCATCGTTAGCGCCCTGGCGGGCCAATGTCGTGAACTGGAGTTGCTGGTCGCGGCGCTGTTTCTCAGCAGCAGCGATTCGGGTGTGCGGGTGTTGACCACCGGACAGCCGTTCGACGAGTTGACTCTGGTTTGCGAGAAGATCAAACCGCACGCTCTGGTACTTTTTTCCAATCACGCACCGGCTCCGGAATTGCCGCGGCGCTTGAACCGGTTGGCCTTGAGTCTCGATTGTCAGTTGTTTCTGGCGGGGGATGCCTCCGATCTGGCGCAGGAAAGCCTTTCGGGAACGTCGATCGGCTGCGTTGGCAACGAAGGTGCAACGATGCGTCAGCGTCTGACACAGATGCTGGCGGGCAAGCTCGATACCTGA